The genomic stretch AAAAAAATTATCACAATTCCTACACGGATTGCTATTTCAATCTAAACTTTTGATCTAAACTGCACCATTAACGCAACAGTTTGTTTGTAGAAAGTTTCTTTATCTTCACCGTTGACAGTCAACCGTCAATTGTCAACCGTTAACAAAACCTGGTTAACACAAACCTGGTTAACACAAGACCGAACTAGACTTGGTAGTCACTCCATTACCACTGTCTTCTAAATTCTCAATAAAATGACTCCAAGGTTCTGTGTAAGTTTCTGTGTAAGTTCTCGAAAAATCTAGAATAGGAGTTTCTTGTGCTGACCCAATCCAACCACTCACTGGAGAAATTAACGGGAAAAGCCACTCATAGTAACTCTGGGGAAACGGAGTACTAGATAGTTCCATGATGCTCTTATAAAATAGCCCAAACGTCTCTGGGTCAATTTTGTGCTTCTGGACAGCAACTTGGATGAATTCCTCTGGACTCAAGCCTACATAACTTTGGCAGATTGTCACCCAATTCTTTAATCGTCGCCTGGCCTTTAAGCTCAGTGAAATAAATTTCACTCCCTTGAGTTCCTCAAATTTAGGAGACTGATTTAACACCTCCTCTAGGCCGGTGGTATCCGTCGAACCACTGAATTCCATTTGCAACCGTTTAGCGATCGCTAAATTAATCTCAACTAATTGCTCTACTGGTCGCCACTGAAGCTCTGTCAAAATTTGCTCCATGGAAATAGGTGGTTTCAAAGTAGAGGAACTCGATTTCTGGTTCCGTTCAATCGCTTCGATCGGGTTTTCCTCACTTACCAAGAAGCTGATCAACTCTTCCGTTGTCCAACCAATACCTTTAGCCAGCCTCTCTAGCTTCTCTAAGCTAGGAGTGTTATCACAATTCATCCAATTTGTCAAGGTGTTGTTAGTGACATTGACTTGCCTAGCAAGTTCCCGGACACTACCCAATTTTTGAGCCAGTACCTTAATCAATTGACTTAGCCTTTGGTGAATTTTGCTGTGTTTTAAGGAAGTGTCTTTAGCTGTGTCCAATTTTTTTACCACTCTGTTCTGGTGAAATAATCTAACACTTCCGGATCCGGTAAGTGTGGGGTAAGCATATGCGCTACGAGCACGCTATGCGAACAGCCGTCAGCTATCAGCCGTCAGCTTATTTTATTCAAAAGCACCGAGTAGAAATTGACCCTAGCTGGCAACAATGCGATCGCATAACGGGAAGCGAAGCGCGTCCATACCACCATCCTGCCCAAACATGAATGGACCATCGCTAATCTTCTCGGTGAAAACTCAGTGGCAACTCCCCCCTGGGCAAAAGAGTATCTTACGTATAATCACTGTTGTCCAATATTTTTAACAAAACTAGGATAGTTGTGAAAAGGGTTGAACATCTACATCACATCTACACCATATGTTAAAGCATCAGAACTGGGAGAAAAGGGTAACCGCTAAGCAAAGCAATACCCTTGCTCAGGAAAATCAGCAACTCAAAATTAAGCCAGATAAGTGCTACATTCCCATGACAAGTGGCCACGGTGGTTCTTCAACGTTAGTCCGTTGGAAGCAGAAAGTCACTACACAGAAAGTCACTACACAGAAAGTCACTACACAGAATCGAGTGAATTTCTCGAGCTACCCACTGTGCCCTCCCCGCTACACCAAACCCGAGAAGCCTGTAGCTCCCCAAGAACAATTAAGTAACTTACAAGAAACCTGTGGTAAAATCATTCATCTACTCTGTACATCTGACTATGGGAAACTGACTCAAGATGAATTGAACAGGAAGTGCCGGTATTCAGAAGAGCGACTTGTCCAAGGACTGAAACAGCTTGAGCTTGAAAAGGTAATTGAGTTCAAGTGGGGCATGTGGGTGATCATTAATCACCAACCCATCTGTCCTAAATGCGGTCTCAAAACTCGTGTAGTTAATTCTGCCTTGACACCAGGGAAAATTAAATCAATTTGTTCAACATGTCTCGAGTTAAAGCGTATTCAGTCAAAATTGCCGTTTTGATGAACTGCACCAAATTCTTAAAGGGTGGAGTGCTTTGTGAGGAGAATGAACAGCGAAAGCTGCCAAAAAATGGACAATGGAAAATGAACCATCCACAAGCAGCTATTGGGTAATGGGATTTTCACCTGTAGCCCGTGGTCATCCAGGAAAACAGTCTCAAAAACTGCTGACTCGAGATCTAGCAATCTAATTTGAGGTCTGAAACCTCTTAGGTGCGCTTGACCTTGGCGAATTAAATTCGCCACGGGTCGCACCTGATGATGGGGTAATCAGGTGATGGGGAGGAAGTTGATAATAATGTATCCTGTAGCAGTCCTATCCAAATCTGGTCAACCATTAGTTGGATGGAGCATTCCTCCCCTCCTAACTCTACGAGTTTAGGCGGAATATCCAGCTGCAATTTTTGATCAACGAAAAACCATGCATCGCCCAATTTACCTAGACTGCCATGCCACAACACCTATGGATGAACGGGTGCTTGAGGCAATGTTACCCTACTTCACTGAGCATTTTGGCAATCCATCCAGTATCAGCCATACCTATGGCTGGGAAGCTGAAGCAGCGGTGAAACAAGGGCGTCAGATTCTGGCAGATGCTATCCATGCCACACCGGTCGAGATCATTTTTACTAGTGGTGCCACAGAGGCTAACAATCTAGCTATTAAAGGAGTGGCTGAGGCTTATTTGAGTAAAGGACGTCACCTGATTACCGTACAAACTGAACACAATGCTGTTCTTGACCCCTGTCACTATTTAGAAACCCTAGGGTTTGAGGTGACATTTCTACCGGTAAAAGATGATGGACTAGTGGATTTAAGCCAGCTAGAGCAGGCTTTCCGTCCTGATACGATTTTAGTGTCAGTGATGGCAGCCAATAATGAAATTGGAGTGTTGCAGCCATTGGCCGAGATTGGGGATCTTTGTCGCCAGCACAATGTACTCTTCCATACAGATGCTGCCCAGGCTATTGGCAAAATCCCCTTGGATGTGCAGTCGATGAAGATTGATTTAATGTCCTTGACAGCCCATAAAATTTATGGACCAAAGGGCATTGGGGCTCTCTATGTCCGGCGTCGTAACCCCAGAGTAAGGCTTGCACCCCAGCTCCATGGCGGTGGACATGAACGAGGGATGCGTTCTGGCACACTTTATACCCCTCAGATTGTGGGGTTTGCTAAAGCTGTAGAACTGGGGTTAGAAGAACAACCTTCAGAATCCCAACGGTTGATGGAACTGCGGGAAAGTCTTTGGACGACTCTCTCTAGACTAGAAGGTATCCACATCAATGGTCATCCTACCCAGAGATTGTCCGGAAACCTTAACATTAGTGTGGAGGGAGTAGATGGCGCAGCCCTGCTGCTAGGATTACAGCCTGTGGCAGCCGTTTCTTCTGGCTCGGCTTGTTCCTCGGCAACTGTAGCTCCTTCCCATGTACTATTAGCCCTAGGACATCCGGAAAATCTGGCTTATGCCTCGATCCGGTTTGGAATTGGACGCTTTAATACCATGGCGGAAATTGAGCAGGTGGCTGAGCATACGCTCACAACCATTCAGTCTCTGCGCCAATCTCAAGCTGTCAAAATTAATTGAACAAAATTGTTGAGCGCAGTCCCTAGCCATATTTTAGAATTAGGGTGGGGACGTTAATAGATCTTTTCTATTAGCGAAAGAATCCCCAACTATAATCTTTGACTTAGTTCGGGTGCGTTCAATTTGAGTTTCGCTTGAGTTATCGAAGGAGAGAGTTTGAGAGGGAAAAGAATACCCCGTCCTCTTAGGTCAGGGATGAATTTTCGCGCCTAAGCGTGGTGTTAATATAAGAAATAAGGGTCTCAAAAAAACTGGGTATTGACCCTACCCGGCTACCCTTGGTGCAAGGGAAAGTTACGCCCAGGTCGAGAACAATCTATTAGGTTGTGCCTGGGAATCCCCATTCCTGCGACGGATGGGGAAGTTCAACAAAAGAATTGATATGCTATGATTGAAGCTAGCTAAGGCTGTGTGAAAATTCACCGTTAGCAGTCCGGCAGGGTTAGTAAACAGCTAGAGAAAATGTCGCAGAGTCTACCAAAAACTCTTATTATTTGTTAGACTTAAATTAGGGTAACACCGACAGGGATTATTATGTAACTTAAATTAAAGCCGAAAACCAAGGGTTTAATAGTTGCGCTCTCTATCCCGGTGTTATAACTTTTTTGACATTTTTATGGCCCTCGCGGGATATTCCGTCAGAGCTTTGGGAGATACCCCCTGGATGCGAAAGCATCTTGCATTGGCGGGCTAGGATCTGCCTTGGTAGATTCTGGTACCTAAAAAGTATCGGTTAACCAAGACAGGACAAACCAATTCGTCGTCAATC from Moorena sp. SIOASIH encodes the following:
- a CDS encoding IscS subfamily cysteine desulfurase yields the protein MHRPIYLDCHATTPMDERVLEAMLPYFTEHFGNPSSISHTYGWEAEAAVKQGRQILADAIHATPVEIIFTSGATEANNLAIKGVAEAYLSKGRHLITVQTEHNAVLDPCHYLETLGFEVTFLPVKDDGLVDLSQLEQAFRPDTILVSVMAANNEIGVLQPLAEIGDLCRQHNVLFHTDAAQAIGKIPLDVQSMKIDLMSLTAHKIYGPKGIGALYVRRRNPRVRLAPQLHGGGHERGMRSGTLYTPQIVGFAKAVELGLEEQPSESQRLMELRESLWTTLSRLEGIHINGHPTQRLSGNLNISVEGVDGAALLLGLQPVAAVSSGSACSSATVAPSHVLLALGHPENLAYASIRFGIGRFNTMAEIEQVAEHTLTTIQSLRQSQAVKIN
- a CDS encoding helix-turn-helix transcriptional regulator; the protein is MVKKLDTAKDTSLKHSKIHQRLSQLIKVLAQKLGSVRELARQVNVTNNTLTNWMNCDNTPSLEKLERLAKGIGWTTEELISFLVSEENPIEAIERNQKSSSSTLKPPISMEQILTELQWRPVEQLVEINLAIAKRLQMEFSGSTDTTGLEEVLNQSPKFEELKGVKFISLSLKARRRLKNWVTICQSYVGLSPEEFIQVAVQKHKIDPETFGLFYKSIMELSSTPFPQSYYEWLFPLISPVSGWIGSAQETPILDFSRTYTETYTEPWSHFIENLEDSGNGVTTKSSSVLC